One region of Magnetococcales bacterium genomic DNA includes:
- a CDS encoding Rpn family recombination-promoting nuclease/putative transposase gives MIDLAHPHDRLIKVLLLHPESAGHLLRERLPPPITAILAPGDPELVDGSFVSDELSAYYSDRLFRAKTITGKDAFFYVLIEHKSYPDRK, from the coding sequence ATGATCGATCTGGCCCACCCCCACGACCGTCTGATCAAGGTGCTGCTCCTTCATCCTGAATCAGCGGGACATCTCCTGCGTGAACGCCTTCCCCCACCCATAACCGCCATTCTGGCCCCTGGAGATCCGGAACTGGTTGATGGATCATTCGTGAGCGATGAGTTGTCTGCTTATTATTCCGACCGCTTGTTCCGGGCCAAAACAATCACAGGTAAAGATGCTTTCTTCTACGTCTTGATCGAGCATAAAAGCTATCCAGATCGCAAGG